The segment CGCCGGGCCCGGTCCACGGCTTTCCAGAGTTCGCCGTAGGGATTTTCCCGACTCCCGTCGCCCGTGGCGCCCGAGCGGACATACACATCCTCGGCCCGAGCGCCGACCGCGGCCAGGGCGGCGGCGACCGACACGGCCGTAAGCGTACCTTTACCGAACATTTTCTTCCTCCCCGGGTTCGAGTGTTCCGTTCTTTTCCCCGGACTTGTACCCGAATCCCGGGGTCGAAAGCAAGCGCGGAAGTTGAACCCTGCGGATCCGCCGCCGGGCGGCGGCCGCGCGGCCGCGCCTCCGGCAGGAAAGCGCTCTCCCCGCCGGGAAAAATTTATTGCCCGATGACGTTATCGGACATAAAATTATTTTATGTGATGTTTTTTGTTCCTCCTCCTTCGGGGCCGAGAGGGGAACTATTTTCGACTCTAACCGGACGCAACGGAGGAGCCGCCGTGAGAAAGCCTTTCCCGTTATCGGCGTTGGTGAGCGCAACCGTGATCGCCGCCTGGAGCCCGTCGTTGCCGGCGGCACCCTGGCTCGAGAGCTCGAGCTACCTGGGAGGCAGTCAAGACGATGTCGCCCAGGGCGTGGCCCTGGACAGCAACGGCTGCGTCTATATCTGCGGCTACACCAACTCTCCCGATTTTCCCACCTTCGACGCCTACCAGAGCAGCCTGGCCGGAAGCATAGACGCCTTTGTGAGCAAGTTCTCCTCCAACGGCAGGACCCTGCTCTACTCGACCTTTCTGGGCGGAAGCGGGCTGGAACAGGCCCTGAACGTGACCGCGGACGAACAGGAAGGCGCCATCGTCGTGGGGAGCACGGAATCGGCCGATTTCCCCGCCACCGCCTGGGCCTGGCAGACGGCCTACTCCGGGGGCGGCTCGGACGCCTTCGTCGCCCGCATCTCCTCCACCGGGGGGGGCCTGTATTTCTCCAGCTACCTCGGCGGAAGCGGCCTGGAGCAGGCCCAGGGCGTGGCTTTCGACGCCTCCGGCTGGATCTACGTCACCGGGTACACCACCTCGAACGATTTCCCCACCTGCAGTTACTCCGATCCCGTGCAGTCCGCCCGGGCCGGGAATTACGACGCCTTCGTCACCCAGTTCGCCCCCGGGGGCGGTTCCCTCTACTACTCCACCTACCTGGGTGGCAGCGGAGCGGATGCCGGCTGGGGCATCGCGGTCGATTCGGACAACTGCGCCTACGTCGTGGGCCAGACCTTCTCCGGCGATTTCCCCACCTCGTTTTCCATCTGGCCGGCGTCACCTTCCCTGCCGGCCTCGTCGGGTTTCGTCAGCAAACTCTCCAACTACGGCGACGGGCTCATCTTTTCCACCTACCTGGGGGGCAGCTGGGTCGACTCCGCGGCGCTGGCCGTGGCTCTGGACGACTACCAGCAAGCCCGGGTGGCCGGGTACACTTACGCCCTGGACTTTCCCACCCTCAACCCCGTCCAAGCCTACAACCACGGGGGGAGCGACGCTTTCGTCTCCCTTTTTTCCTCGAGCGGCGGCGCGGTGCTGTTTTCCACCTACCTGGGCGGAAGCCAGAACGATTCGGCCGCGGGAATCGCGGTCGACCCCTACTACGGGGATAGCCACATCTGCGGCTCGACTCAATCATCCGACTTCCCCACCGAGAACCCCTACCAGGACGCGATCCGGGGCGCCAGGGACGCTTTCTACACCATCCTCCACTCCGACGGGGACCGGCTCCAATACTCCACCTACCTGGGAGGATCGGGTGAGGATTGGGGTTATGCCGTCGCCTGGGGAAGGGTCCCCGACGAGCGGGTGTGGCTGGCCGGGTGCACCGATTCCGCCGATCTTCCCCTCCGGCGCGCCTACCAGGGAACGTTCGGAGGGGGAACCGGGGACGCTTTCTTCGCCGGGTTCGTCTGGGACACTCCCTCTGAACCCAACCGGTACCACACCGACTTCAACGGCGACGGCACCAGCGATATCGCCATCTTCCGCGGGTCCTCGGGCCTATGGGCCGTGCACGGCTTGACCCGCGTCTATTTCGGCACCTCCTCCGACCGGCCGGTCCCGGCCGACTTCGACGGCGACGGCACCACCGAGTTCGCCGTCTTCCGCAACAGTACCAGCTTGTGGGCGGTCAGGGGGCGGACCCGGGCTTATTTCGGCTCGGCCGGCGGCGTCGATTTCCCGATCCCTCAGGATTACGACGGGGACGGGACCGCGGAGATCGCCGTTTTCCGCAACAGCTCGGGGCTGTGGGCGGTCCGGGGCTTGACCCGGATCTATTTCGGGGACACCATCGACAACCCGCTCCCCGGCCCCTACCGGGGGG is part of the bacterium genome and harbors:
- a CDS encoding SBBP repeat-containing protein produces the protein MRKPFPLSALVSATVIAAWSPSLPAAPWLESSSYLGGSQDDVAQGVALDSNGCVYICGYTNSPDFPTFDAYQSSLAGSIDAFVSKFSSNGRTLLYSTFLGGSGLEQALNVTADEQEGAIVVGSTESADFPATAWAWQTAYSGGGSDAFVARISSTGGGLYFSSYLGGSGLEQAQGVAFDASGWIYVTGYTTSNDFPTCSYSDPVQSARAGNYDAFVTQFAPGGGSLYYSTYLGGSGADAGWGIAVDSDNCAYVVGQTFSGDFPTSFSIWPASPSLPASSGFVSKLSNYGDGLIFSTYLGGSWVDSAALAVALDDYQQARVAGYTYALDFPTLNPVQAYNHGGSDAFVSLFSSSGGAVLFSTYLGGSQNDSAAGIAVDPYYGDSHICGSTQSSDFPTENPYQDAIRGARDAFYTILHSDGDRLQYSTYLGGSGEDWGYAVAWGRVPDERVWLAGCTDSADLPLRRAYQGTFGGGTGDAFFAGFVWDTPSEPNRYHTDFNGDGTSDIAIFRGSSGLWAVHGLTRVYFGTSSDRPVPADFDGDGTTEFAVFRNSTSLWAVRGRTRAYFGSAGGVDFPIPQDYDGDGTAEIAVFRNSSGLWAVRGLTRIYFGDTIDNPLPGPYRGDEAADPAVFRASSGLWAVRGWTRMYFGSTWDTAIPGDYNGDDAWEPGIFRSSSGLWSLRGLTRIYFGSSSDVPVPADYAGGGEDQAAVFRVSSGLWWIRGETKIYHGSTGDVPVTR